A DNA window from Candidatus Eisenbacteria bacterium contains the following coding sequences:
- a CDS encoding IS1182 family transposase, producing the protein MDHITGTPREQITLFPDAIEDYINDENLIRFIDAFVDTLDLATLGFQKVQLADTGTPPYWPGDLLKLYLYGYLNRVRSSRRLERETHRNVEVMWLLKKLTPDHKTISDFRKDNPTAIRGVCRQFVVLCQTMDLFGGDLVAVDGSKFRASNSKKRNFTTKKLKERLQQIDASIGEYLKTLETNDQQEAPLPLHDAQALQQKIATLNERRQHYETLLQQLEDSGETQVSLSDPDARQMVGGGKAEISYNVQTVVDQKHKLIVEHDVTNDINDRYQLAPMAQRAKETLGTETLEVLADKGYATPTEIKKCEDQGIVPYVPIPETTEKRKTNIPTPDYYHSQFHYDKERDVYLCPQHQELTLLHKTWHREHWTTVYGTPACRECPVKNQCTINKRGRRIYRSEHEEVMERLRERISQNPEKLAKRKCLSEHPFGTLKHGWNQGYFLLRGLPKVRTEASLSVLAYNIRRAITVLGVPALVQHLFFSG; encoded by the coding sequence GATGCAATTGAGGATTACATCAACGACGAGAATCTTATTCGCTTCATTGACGCGTTTGTTGATACCCTCGATCTCGCAACGCTTGGATTTCAGAAAGTGCAACTCGCTGACACTGGCACTCCTCCCTATTGGCCAGGCGACTTATTGAAACTGTATCTTTACGGCTATCTGAATCGCGTTCGCTCCAGCAGACGGCTCGAACGAGAAACCCACCGCAACGTCGAAGTGATGTGGTTACTCAAAAAGCTTACCCCGGACCATAAGACCATCAGTGACTTTCGTAAAGACAACCCGACGGCCATACGCGGTGTGTGCCGCCAGTTTGTTGTTTTGTGCCAAACGATGGACCTCTTCGGCGGTGATCTTGTTGCCGTTGATGGAAGCAAGTTCCGCGCTTCAAACTCCAAGAAACGAAACTTTACTACGAAGAAACTGAAAGAACGCCTCCAACAGATCGATGCCAGCATTGGTGAGTATTTGAAAACCTTGGAAACCAATGACCAGCAAGAAGCTCCCCTTCCTCTCCACGATGCTCAGGCGTTGCAGCAGAAGATCGCCACTCTCAACGAACGACGCCAGCACTATGAAACACTGCTTCAACAATTGGAGGATAGCGGCGAAACGCAAGTCTCTCTCAGCGACCCTGATGCCCGTCAGATGGTCGGTGGTGGCAAAGCAGAGATCTCTTACAATGTCCAAACTGTCGTAGATCAGAAACACAAATTGATTGTTGAACACGACGTCACCAACGACATCAATGACCGCTATCAGTTAGCCCCTATGGCGCAGCGAGCTAAAGAAACGTTGGGGACCGAGACCCTAGAAGTGCTGGCTGATAAAGGGTATGCCACACCCACTGAGATCAAGAAATGCGAAGATCAAGGGATCGTTCCCTATGTTCCCATCCCCGAGACGACAGAGAAAAGGAAAACGAACATCCCCACGCCCGACTATTATCATTCACAGTTTCACTATGACAAAGAACGTGATGTCTACCTCTGCCCCCAGCATCAGGAATTGACCTTGCTGCACAAAACATGGCATCGAGAGCATTGGACCACTGTCTACGGAACGCCCGCGTGTCGTGAGTGTCCGGTCAAGAATCAGTGTACTATCAACAAACGAGGACGACGGATCTACCGCTCAGAGCATGAAGAAGTGATGGAACGTTTGCGCGAGAGAATCTCGCAGAACCCAGAAAAACTGGCCAAGCGAAAGTGTTTGAGTGAACACCCCTTTGGCACCCTGAAGCACGGGTGGAATCAAGGTTACTTTCTGCTACGCGGACTTCCCAAGGTGCGTACAGAAGCAAGCTTGAGTGTGCTTGCCTACAATATACGACGGGCCATAACCGTCCTCGGTGTTCCTGCATTGGTACAGCACCTCTTCTTCTCAGGGTAA
- a CDS encoding IS256 family transposase, which translates to MERYTKQTEQASLDQGPVQLTLRDLILDHLSEWIPQLVDAEIDDVLGRKRYEHHADQNNKQYRNGYHKERSLTSGMGTFPVRLRRLREPFESQIVGRYQRHTREIGEVLPQLYLHGLATGDFQDALHVLLGENAPLSGSTIVRLKRQWEDEYRQWKERRLQAEYLYVWADGVYPKAGPRAESLAVLVVVGLNRKGEKELLAIEEGFRESYQSWRDVLRDIRKRGVRWVGLMIADGLEGLRKAMRDVFPLSRQQRCFLHKMRNVLDKVPAKLHDEVLQALQEMYNAKSREQALTLKRAFIARYEKPYPEAVRSLNEAGDQLFTYFDFPKSHWRSIKSTNVVESMFNAVKLRTDAARRIPSRKSALFLVFKLLTTQEQRLHKIHGYKLVPETIDTIKHAQRTLLRKAA; encoded by the coding sequence ATGGAAAGATATACGAAACAGACTGAACAAGCAAGTCTAGACCAAGGTCCGGTTCAACTGACCTTACGGGATTTGATCCTTGATCATTTGAGTGAGTGGATTCCCCAGCTTGTCGATGCAGAGATAGACGATGTTCTTGGCCGCAAACGCTACGAGCATCACGCAGACCAGAACAACAAGCAGTATCGGAACGGATATCACAAGGAACGTTCATTGACATCTGGCATGGGGACATTCCCGGTGCGCTTACGGCGTCTGCGCGAGCCATTTGAGTCGCAGATTGTCGGGCGGTATCAACGGCATACACGGGAGATTGGTGAGGTTCTTCCCCAATTGTATCTGCATGGGCTTGCCACGGGAGATTTTCAGGACGCTTTGCATGTGCTCTTGGGAGAGAACGCACCACTGTCTGGATCGACCATCGTACGATTGAAGCGGCAGTGGGAGGATGAGTACCGGCAGTGGAAGGAGCGCCGTCTGCAGGCAGAGTACCTCTACGTCTGGGCCGACGGGGTCTATCCGAAAGCTGGTCCACGAGCTGAAAGCTTGGCCGTGCTGGTTGTTGTTGGCCTGAATCGCAAAGGAGAAAAGGAACTGCTGGCCATTGAGGAAGGCTTCCGTGAGAGCTACCAGTCATGGCGCGATGTCCTCCGCGATATACGCAAACGAGGTGTACGCTGGGTCGGGTTGATGATTGCCGACGGACTGGAGGGCTTGCGCAAAGCCATGCGCGACGTCTTCCCCTTGAGCCGACAGCAACGATGCTTTCTGCACAAGATGCGCAATGTCCTGGACAAGGTCCCTGCCAAGCTTCACGATGAGGTTCTTCAGGCTCTCCAAGAGATGTACAACGCCAAATCCCGGGAGCAGGCGTTGACACTCAAACGAGCATTCATCGCTCGCTACGAGAAGCCTTACCCGGAGGCCGTCAGGTCTCTCAACGAAGCTGGCGATCAGCTGTTCACGTATTTTGACTTCCCGAAAAGTCACTGGCGCAGTATCAAGTCCACCAACGTGGTCGAATCGATGTTTAATGCCGTCAAGCTTCGTACCGATGCTGCCAGGAGGATCCCCAGCAGGAAGTCGGCACTCTTCCTGGTCTTCAAGCTGTTGACAACACAGGAACAACGGTTACACAAAATCCATGGATACAAGCTGGTGCCTGAAACCATTGACACCATCAAACACGCTCAACGCACTCTATTACGGAAGGCCGCCTAA